Proteins encoded together in one Thermococcus gammatolerans EJ3 window:
- a CDS encoding NADH-quinone oxidoreductase subunit B family protein, which produces MRLRSLYVFHLDTGACNGCEIELFDILTPYYDAERLGVRLAASPRHAHAMAATGPLTRQAYYAAKEAIKAMPPKPRIIVAIGTCACSGGIFYNGYPIYRRPESGREGQEYPRRGGIFELVQDLRDEGEYVGPVVYIPGCPPRPEEILYGVALALGLVEKQVKGEYYTEEVGFELPEYPIEERIRLSLRERLKYVVGYFDREKVLEDFMELVAKAKSAEELHGLIQGYCLKNPDPRVSLAMRVLEREFLRLKEKYGWEVKGSAKAPQGEVRGLQVSADGDAGPR; this is translated from the coding sequence ATGAGGCTCCGCTCGCTTTATGTCTTCCACCTCGACACCGGAGCCTGCAACGGGTGCGAGATAGAGCTCTTCGACATTCTAACACCTTACTACGACGCCGAAAGGTTGGGCGTCAGGCTTGCCGCTTCACCGAGGCACGCCCACGCGATGGCCGCAACGGGCCCGCTCACGAGGCAGGCCTACTACGCGGCCAAAGAGGCAATAAAGGCGATGCCCCCGAAGCCGAGGATAATAGTGGCCATAGGAACGTGCGCATGCAGCGGGGGGATATTCTACAACGGCTATCCGATATACAGACGTCCTGAGAGCGGCAGGGAGGGACAAGAATACCCGAGGAGGGGCGGAATATTCGAGCTGGTTCAGGACTTGAGGGACGAGGGAGAATACGTTGGTCCCGTCGTTTACATCCCCGGCTGTCCCCCGAGGCCCGAGGAAATACTCTATGGAGTAGCTTTGGCTCTGGGACTCGTTGAGAAGCAGGTCAAGGGGGAGTACTACACCGAAGAGGTCGGCTTCGAGCTTCCCGAGTATCCAATCGAGGAGAGGATACGCCTGAGCCTGAGGGAGAGACTGAAGTACGTCGTCGGCTACTTCGACAGGGAGAAGGTTCTCGAGGACTTCATGGAGCTCGTCGCGAAAGCCAAGAGCGCGGAGGAGCTACACGGACTCATTCAGGGCTACTGCCTGAAGAACCCTGACCCGAGGGTTTCACTCGCCATGAGGGTTCTCGAACGGGAGTTCCTCAGGCTGAAGGAGAAGTACGGATGGGAGGTGAAGGGGAGTGCCAAAGCTCCTCAAGGCGAGGTACGTGGGCTTCAGGTCTCCGCTGACGGCGATGCTGGACCACGTTGA
- a CDS encoding MnhB domain-containing protein — protein MKRLIGLLTILITVLGVACYVAQNLTPPENLHPLGEYYLENSYFGEHSAKSPEAVTSILWDYRGVDTLFETAVFFLAIIGSLTLFRLNKEQAEEAKQGEPKPQLPEPVVVVTKLTVAMILAVSASIALHGQLTPGGGFQGGSALAVAPLLVIAAYTKYALEKNGLDKTRAIIIRSIGLLGIALTALTPLLVSGYIMQNQPIFPAKALGVPLGGSLVLYNLFEYLAVGAGFTAVFLLLSIPEEKFKKFLGVRR, from the coding sequence ATGAAGCGATTAATCGGCCTGCTTACAATCCTCATCACAGTCCTCGGAGTAGCCTGCTATGTCGCTCAAAATCTCACCCCACCCGAAAACCTCCACCCGCTCGGAGAGTACTACCTCGAAAACAGCTACTTCGGAGAACACTCAGCAAAAAGCCCGGAGGCAGTAACCTCAATCCTCTGGGACTACCGTGGCGTTGACACACTCTTCGAAACGGCCGTCTTCTTCCTCGCAATAATCGGAAGCCTCACCCTCTTCAGACTAAACAAAGAACAAGCCGAAGAAGCAAAACAGGGCGAGCCAAAACCACAGCTTCCAGAACCAGTTGTCGTAGTCACAAAACTCACGGTTGCAATGATTTTAGCTGTCTCAGCCTCAATAGCTTTACACGGGCAGTTAACGCCAGGCGGCGGCTTCCAGGGCGGTTCGGCATTAGCAGTAGCGCCCCTCCTCGTAATAGCCGCCTACACCAAATACGCCCTCGAGAAAAACGGTTTAGACAAGACGAGGGCAATAATAATCCGCTCCATTGGCTTACTCGGAATAGCACTCACGGCTTTAACCCCACTCCTCGTCAGCGGTTACATCATGCAGAACCAACCAATCTTCCCGGCAAAAGCCCTCGGAGTGCCGTTGGGCGGTTCCCTCGTATTGTACAACCTCTTCGAGTACCTCGCGGTAGGCGCGGGCTTCACGGCGGTCTTCCTGCTTCTCAGCATTCCAGAGGAGAAGTTCAAGAAATTCCTGGGGGTGAGGAGATGA
- a CDS encoding hydrogenase large subunit yields MKEWARKITDEKVRERYVNEVIERFRDRIIRIERNADNQWIIEIRKEDLPEVIGYIINHPEWKETQLSTMVGADERPLRGKFSLIYWISINGASGDVVFGIKTYISEDDPKFPSVTPIHPGANWYEREVKDLLGLIPEGHPDPRRLVLPDDWPEGVYPLRKDFHYTDSPKREFTDETKYPYREPPKGTAVFPLGPYHVALDEPGHFRLYVKGEEIVDVDYRLFYQHRGIEKIGENRLTYDQVNFIAERICGICGTAHALAYAQAVEAAGGVEVPERAEYIRTVMAEIERLHSHLLNLGLACHDVGFDKGFMDAFRLREHVMWLAERLTGNRKTYGMVVIGGVRRDFLEYRRSMIEKVIRELREGFQKWADQTLSTKTFVKRCEGVGVLSYKDAKRWSSVGPWARGSGRDLDARRDHPFAAYKYLDFKVPVYKEGDVLARCLVRAEEILESIWIIEQALDEMPGGDILAEWKEIPPYQEAVGFTEAPRGEDVHYVMTGEGNRLYRWRIRASTYNNFPALPDAMRGNSVADAVLIIASMDPCYSCTERVQVVDARSGKVRVLTEKELTELSRKASRGV; encoded by the coding sequence ATGAAGGAATGGGCGCGTAAGATTACCGATGAAAAGGTTCGGGAGAGGTACGTTAACGAGGTCATCGAGAGGTTCAGGGATAGGATTATTCGCATCGAGAGGAACGCTGACAACCAATGGATAATCGAGATTCGGAAGGAAGACCTTCCCGAGGTCATAGGCTACATAATAAACCACCCCGAGTGGAAGGAGACCCAGCTGTCCACGATGGTCGGGGCCGACGAGAGGCCCCTGCGGGGCAAGTTCAGCCTGATCTACTGGATATCGATAAACGGGGCGAGCGGGGATGTCGTCTTTGGCATAAAGACATACATCTCGGAGGACGACCCAAAGTTCCCCTCGGTCACACCGATTCACCCGGGCGCCAACTGGTACGAGAGAGAGGTAAAAGACCTGCTCGGCCTCATCCCGGAGGGCCATCCGGACCCGAGGCGCTTGGTTCTCCCGGATGACTGGCCAGAAGGAGTCTATCCCCTCAGGAAGGACTTCCACTACACCGACAGCCCGAAGAGAGAGTTTACCGACGAGACCAAGTATCCCTACAGGGAGCCACCCAAGGGAACCGCCGTCTTCCCGCTCGGGCCCTACCACGTTGCGCTCGACGAGCCGGGCCACTTCAGGCTCTATGTCAAGGGGGAGGAGATAGTTGACGTTGACTACAGGCTGTTCTACCAGCACAGGGGAATAGAGAAGATAGGCGAGAACAGGCTGACCTACGACCAGGTCAATTTCATAGCCGAGAGAATATGCGGAATCTGCGGCACGGCCCACGCCCTCGCCTACGCTCAGGCCGTTGAAGCGGCGGGGGGTGTGGAAGTCCCCGAGAGGGCCGAGTACATCAGGACCGTCATGGCGGAGATAGAGAGGCTCCACAGCCACCTCCTCAACCTCGGTTTGGCCTGCCACGACGTTGGCTTCGACAAGGGCTTCATGGATGCGTTCAGGCTGAGGGAGCACGTGATGTGGCTGGCCGAGAGGCTCACGGGGAACAGGAAGACCTACGGAATGGTCGTCATCGGTGGTGTCAGAAGGGACTTCCTCGAATACAGGCGGAGTATGATTGAGAAGGTCATCAGGGAGCTCAGGGAGGGCTTCCAGAAGTGGGCCGACCAGACGCTATCAACCAAAACTTTCGTGAAGCGCTGTGAGGGCGTTGGAGTTCTCTCCTACAAGGACGCGAAGAGGTGGAGCTCGGTCGGGCCCTGGGCGAGGGGCTCGGGAAGGGACCTCGACGCGAGAAGGGACCACCCGTTTGCGGCCTACAAGTACCTCGACTTCAAGGTTCCGGTTTACAAGGAGGGGGACGTTCTGGCGAGATGTTTAGTAAGGGCGGAGGAGATTCTTGAGTCCATCTGGATAATTGAGCAGGCCCTCGACGAGATGCCGGGAGGGGACATCCTCGCGGAGTGGAAGGAGATACCTCCGTACCAAGAAGCGGTAGGCTTCACCGAGGCGCCGAGGGGAGAGGACGTCCACTACGTCATGACCGGCGAGGGTAACAGGCTCTACCGCTGGAGGATAAGGGCGTCAACCTACAACAACTTCCCCGCTTTGCCGGACGCTATGAGGGGTAACAGCGTGGCCGATGCCGTTCTGATAATAGCCTCCATGGACCCGTGCTACTCCTGTACCGAGAGGGTTCAGGTCGTTGACGCGAGGAGCGGTAAGGTGAGGGTTCTCACGGAGAAGGAGCTCACAGAACTGTCGAGAAAGGCCAGCAGGGGGGTCTGA
- a CDS encoding hydrogenase subunit MbhD domain-containing protein: MIELHLTILAITALIGLIASYLAITEKDLLKAVGYSAIQAIAYALIFHTLMAPDIVLAYVAIAVGIYSALLIFIIGKTERYEVV; this comes from the coding sequence ATGATTGAGTTACACTTAACAATCCTCGCAATAACCGCACTAATCGGATTAATCGCCTCCTACCTAGCAATAACCGAAAAAGATCTCCTCAAAGCAGTAGGCTACTCCGCAATCCAGGCAATAGCCTACGCACTCATATTCCACACCCTCATGGCGCCCGACATCGTCCTGGCTTACGTCGCAATCGCAGTCGGAATCTACTCGGCACTCCTCATCTTCATCATCGGAAAAACCGAACGGTACGAGGTGGTGTGA
- a CDS encoding formate/nitrite transporter family protein: MVDAKEKILYGVDTTFEGIAKKATPKFKTTPGRLLFAGFMAGAFIAFGFLLAVVAGCIAKYPPFAVGDTFNKALLKILLGAVFPVGLIAVVLGGADLWTGNVQFLSSAKVKGYADFKCVLYNWFGSYGGNFIGSIFLALMAIPLTGLFGHVGDPNLFGKTVVAIAHGKVSKDILALFFLGIGCNWLVNLAIWQSARVQDGAGKILAIWFPIFAFVAIGFEHAIANMWAIPTGIIASNYAVTWSQFFHNVIPVTFGNAVGGFLFVAFYYWYLSHPELTAERLVKEIVDFFVVFAVFWILATLIPAGIGIALDKAMGRGAMYAVPVVLSIYYIVGTFALAKVAKPA; this comes from the coding sequence ATGGTGGATGCAAAGGAGAAAATACTGTACGGGGTGGATACGACCTTTGAGGGCATAGCCAAGAAGGCCACCCCGAAGTTTAAGACAACCCCTGGAAGGCTGCTCTTCGCCGGCTTTATGGCGGGTGCCTTCATAGCCTTCGGCTTCCTGCTGGCCGTCGTGGCCGGCTGTATCGCCAAGTACCCGCCGTTTGCAGTGGGTGACACCTTCAACAAGGCGCTCCTAAAAATACTGCTCGGTGCGGTCTTCCCGGTCGGCCTCATAGCGGTCGTCCTTGGAGGAGCGGACCTCTGGACAGGCAACGTCCAGTTCCTCAGCTCGGCCAAGGTCAAGGGTTACGCCGACTTCAAGTGCGTCCTCTACAACTGGTTCGGAAGCTACGGTGGAAACTTCATAGGCTCGATATTCCTGGCGCTCATGGCGATTCCCCTTACCGGGCTCTTCGGCCACGTCGGCGACCCGAACCTCTTCGGTAAGACTGTCGTTGCAATAGCGCACGGCAAGGTCTCAAAGGACATACTGGCCCTGTTCTTCCTTGGAATAGGATGTAACTGGCTCGTCAACCTCGCCATCTGGCAATCCGCGAGAGTGCAGGACGGGGCCGGCAAGATACTGGCCATATGGTTCCCGATATTCGCCTTCGTTGCCATAGGCTTCGAGCACGCGATAGCGAACATGTGGGCGATTCCGACGGGCATAATAGCCAGCAACTACGCCGTAACCTGGAGCCAGTTCTTCCACAACGTAATCCCAGTGACCTTCGGCAACGCGGTTGGAGGCTTCCTCTTCGTGGCGTTCTACTACTGGTACCTCAGCCACCCCGAGCTGACGGCCGAGAGACTCGTCAAGGAAATCGTTGACTTCTTCGTCGTGTTCGCAGTGTTCTGGATTCTGGCCACGCTGATACCCGCTGGAATAGGCATCGCCCTTGATAAGGCCATGGGAAGAGGTGCCATGTACGCCGTCCCGGTGGTGCTGTCAATCTACTACATAGTCGGCACCTTTGCGCTTGCCAAGGTCGCCAAGCCCGCCTGA
- a CDS encoding 4Fe-4S dicluster domain-containing protein, translating into MAVTLKYPFVKIEAPPEYRGVPHINPRLCIGCGACVNACPADALLRIDDYEKGTRKIVLDVGRCIRCARCDEACPTGAIRMTRNFEVATLDRKDHVEVVELRLHRCPNCGSYTDYTERALEKALQILPEGLFDGDEIRKRAILCRNCRRKLTVDDAVEASREVVE; encoded by the coding sequence ATGGCCGTCACGCTGAAGTACCCCTTCGTGAAGATTGAGGCCCCTCCCGAGTACAGGGGAGTTCCGCACATAAACCCGAGGCTCTGCATAGGCTGTGGCGCCTGCGTTAACGCCTGTCCCGCCGATGCGCTGCTGAGGATAGACGATTACGAAAAGGGAACGAGAAAAATCGTCCTCGACGTTGGCAGGTGCATACGCTGTGCCCGCTGTGACGAGGCCTGCCCGACGGGAGCGATAAGGATGACGAGGAACTTCGAGGTGGCAACCCTCGACAGGAAAGACCACGTCGAGGTCGTTGAGCTAAGGCTCCACAGGTGTCCCAACTGCGGAAGCTACACGGACTACACCGAGAGGGCCCTCGAAAAGGCCCTCCAGATACTCCCAGAGGGGCTCTTCGACGGGGATGAAATCAGAAAACGCGCAATCCTCTGCAGGAACTGCAGGAGGAAGCTCACAGTTGATGATGCCGTAGAGGCGAGCAGGGAGGTGGTAGAATGA
- the mnhG gene encoding monovalent cation/H(+) antiporter subunit G has translation MNTLFTLGAILVIIGGICDLFGAIGLLKFPNFYIRLHAATIGTIGGAAVPLFGVALLALSTNIPNKYAIAGASLITGIITLLAAPAGATALAYAAHKTNAVEWNPKTDHLKEARK, from the coding sequence GTGAACACACTCTTCACCCTCGGCGCAATACTCGTTATCATCGGCGGAATCTGCGACCTCTTCGGAGCAATCGGCCTCCTAAAATTCCCAAACTTCTACATCAGACTACACGCAGCAACAATCGGAACAATAGGAGGAGCAGCAGTTCCACTCTTTGGCGTGGCCCTCCTCGCCCTCAGCACAAACATTCCAAACAAATACGCAATAGCCGGCGCCAGCCTCATCACAGGAATAATCACCCTCCTCGCGGCACCAGCAGGAGCCACAGCATTAGCATACGCCGCCCACAAAACTAACGCTGTGGAGTGGAACCCCAAAACCGACCACCTAAAGGAGGCGAGAAAATGA
- a CDS encoding respiratory chain complex I subunit 1 family protein, with the protein MSGYERIAFSFIAVCLILFLPPLLDGVARKIKAKIQLRQGPSILQTYYDLVTFLSMEPVYPTERLAFRLAPYIAFASAVSAALVLPYGRVIPVSFTGDIFVFLYVLAMVSIAYMIAGFSLNNTYTNTGANREMMIMLSIEPVLGLAIGTLTLNAHTLRIGAIPFAVTFTLSVLLAYGLLAYSVYVEGGFIPFDVAEAEQEILEGVFSEYSGYLLGIFKWALMIKRFALLWLLSSFISIPLVRNIANGALGGALILVTQLIVLFLLYTAVAIIESMNARLRIEQIIRQNAGVFVCSIAVLVLAALGW; encoded by the coding sequence ATGAGCGGTTACGAGAGGATAGCCTTCAGTTTCATCGCGGTCTGTCTCATACTATTCCTCCCCCCACTGCTCGATGGGGTAGCGAGAAAAATCAAGGCCAAGATTCAGCTCAGGCAGGGGCCGTCGATACTCCAGACCTACTATGACCTCGTGACCTTCCTCTCGATGGAGCCGGTTTACCCGACCGAAAGGCTCGCCTTCAGGTTGGCCCCTTACATAGCCTTTGCCTCCGCGGTCTCAGCTGCGCTCGTGCTCCCCTACGGAAGGGTCATACCGGTAAGCTTCACCGGCGACATCTTCGTATTCCTCTACGTCCTGGCGATGGTCTCGATAGCCTACATGATAGCGGGCTTCAGCCTCAACAACACCTACACCAACACCGGAGCCAACAGGGAAATGATGATAATGCTGAGCATAGAGCCCGTCCTCGGCCTCGCGATAGGAACCTTAACCCTAAACGCCCACACCCTCAGGATTGGAGCCATACCGTTCGCAGTAACTTTTACGCTCTCGGTTCTCCTCGCGTACGGCCTGCTGGCTTACTCGGTTTACGTCGAGGGAGGCTTCATACCCTTTGACGTGGCGGAGGCGGAGCAGGAGATACTCGAGGGTGTTTTCTCGGAGTACAGCGGTTACCTGCTCGGGATATTCAAGTGGGCGCTCATGATAAAGCGCTTCGCCCTGCTGTGGCTCCTCAGCAGTTTCATCTCGATACCTCTCGTGAGGAACATCGCGAATGGTGCTCTCGGCGGGGCCTTAATCCTGGTCACCCAGCTGATAGTTCTCTTCCTGCTCTATACGGCCGTGGCGATAATTGAATCCATGAACGCGAGGCTCAGGATAGAGCAAATCATCAGGCAGAACGCGGGGGTGTTTGTCTGCTCCATAGCGGTCCTCGTCCTCGCGGCTCTGGGGTGGTGA
- a CDS encoding monovalent cation/H+ antiporter complex subunit F, with protein MSFGVVMLMRIILPLYVTAFILYTVRAIKGPTIPDIILAVDCMSFDIAAFMAILAVYFKSVYLISGAITLALWAYLLDIYIANHLTKKEVGA; from the coding sequence ATGTCGTTTGGGGTTGTTATGCTCATGAGAATCATCCTCCCACTCTACGTGACGGCATTCATCCTCTACACAGTCAGAGCCATCAAAGGCCCAACAATACCAGACATAATCCTCGCAGTAGACTGCATGAGCTTCGACATAGCCGCATTCATGGCAATCCTCGCAGTATACTTCAAAAGCGTGTATCTCATCAGTGGAGCCATAACCCTCGCACTCTGGGCCTACCTCCTCGACATTTACATCGCAAACCACCTCACAAAAAAGGAGGTGGGAGCGTGA